One Argentina anserina chromosome 6, drPotAnse1.1, whole genome shotgun sequence genomic window, tcttttattatatatatatatatatatatagaggatcaAGAGTGGATGTCTGCACTGCACCAAAAGTGCGGACGACTGTGATTCCGGAGACCGGGGATGCGCAGTGACGGCGTGGAAGGTGCCGGCTGTGCCCCCCTCCCGACACTCATGTCTGTGTCGGCCAGAGATCTATCGTCGGCCCACGGCAGCCGGAAcctgcaaatttccagaaatttCAGTTTATGGGAAATTTGCAGATTCCGGCTGCCGTGGGCCAGAAatggagctccggccggcacagacatGAGCACCGGGAGGGGGGGGGCATGGCCGGCACCATCGGCGCCGTTGTTGCACATCTCCGGTTGCCGGAACGGGCGAATCCTCACCGTTCGGATGGCCCGCTCTTGATCGggcctcatatatatatacatatatagttataGTTAGATGCATTTATGATTTACTTACagatttttatatttcttttgaTAAAGGTGGAAATCCAGAGTTATCCTATTGGAAAACAATTGATGAACTTGAGACAGTGATGAATTCGAAGGTGTATACATGTGTTGATGAATCTGTGCTTGCTGAGTTTATACCAACTTCAACACCCAAGTTTAGAACATACAGACATAGGGAAATTCCCTCTGCCTTGTATACACACTTAACAAATCAGTTGAAAGATTTGAAAGAAAAGGTGTGTATTTTGTGTCATGGCACTTGATCTTTAATGATTACTGTTTTACATTAGTCATATGATGAATGTAGATTTGATTGACTTGTCTATGGAGTAAATTACATATTGATAGAGTTGTCTGTAAGGGAAAAGAAAGGCTAAGGAGCAAATGAGTAATGGTAGAGGATTGTTTAACTAAATTCTTAGATTGCAAGATGACTTTTAGGGGAAATTCAATACTTGAATGGAATGATGcttaattatttcatttcCTTTCCTTGAAGTTGGTGGACTGTCCGAAATTTTAATTGAGTGGAATTTAGCTCTATAAATTCCATActtctatatttttttttgtaatatatCTTCAAAGGTGTACTGACAATTGTTTTACTACATTTCAGCATGAATTGTCAGCAAAAGGTTTGGACCTCGTTGAATCTTCACAGTCTATAAGCAAAAAGCTGATGAAATATTTTTCAGCTCTAACATTTTGTTTGGAAGAACTTGGTGTTTGGCTTGCTTCAAAGGTAAATTGGTTGAGCTATGTTCTAGTTGTTGTATGCTATTGGCGTAGTTGACATCATTGCATTTTCATCTGAACAGGCTGCTTTGTCTTTTTCAAACAATGATACCGACTTCTTTGCATGGGATAAGCTAGATGTGATGGGTGAGAGAATCGTTAAATCCTTCAGTCTAGAAGCCTACAAATCATTTGCACGTCTTCTTCCATCTGGTATGCTTACTGTGGGTTTTGGTTCTCTGAGTATTGGCATAAACTtacacatgttattgatttttaCGCTGCTTCTTTCCTTCACTAGATCCAAACTGGATGATTGCTGATGATTTCATATGCAACATGAACAAGGGGTTTCTAACTTCCAAAGTGGTTTGTCTCATTCAGTTGCTTCTTGAATACAGGTTGGCTTCTCCTAAATTACCATTATATGTTTATGAATAGATTTAGGATAGTGGTTGAGTCAGTTAAAATTTGAATCTTTAAAGGATGGCGGTTCACACAAGATTTCATTGATCCACattttgtttattctttttaGACAGTACCACGTATTTATTAATGttattattatgtgaaaatggTTAgtattagttttattttttgtaactGTGCTATGCTATATTTTATGCTCACTactgattttttatttaatcgCACACAGTGCTGTAACGAATTTGAGGTGTATAGTTTTTGTTGAACGGGTCATCACAGCAGTCGTACTAGAATCTTTACTGAATGAATTTCTTCCGAAACACAATGACTGGAAGTCAAAGTACATTGCTGGAAATAACAGTGGGATGCAATCCCAAACCAGAAAAAAACACAATGAGATCGTTGAAGAATTTCGTAACGGCGTGGTACTGTCTTCGTCCTTTCAGAAGAGAAACCcctttgtttttttgtctttGCATTTTCCATGAGTGATTTTTAGAATGATATGTGTTTCAGGTGAACATTATTGTTGCAACATCGATTCTTGAAGAAGGTTTAGATGTTCAAAGCTGCAATTTGGTAGTCAGATTTGACCCTTCTTCCACTGTTTGTAGTTTCATACAGTCTAGAGGCCGTGCTAGGATGCAGAACTCAGATTATGTATTAATGGTGAAAAGGTAATAGCTCCATTGAGCTTCCTTTAAGTTGAAGTTTGTGTGGCATGGTTTTGAAAAATCCTTTGGAGTATATGTATTTCCTACCTTTGATTGGTATCATTCTTGATTTCAAACTTGccagtaatttttttataggAAATTTAGAATTTCACATTGTATTTTGTTTGGTGTAAATCGTTAAAGTAGATCTTTATAAAATCAGTATGCAGACTTCATCTGCTTTGTTGGTTTCTACAGAGGAGACTCAAACACATATTCTCGATTACAAAATTATCTCGCCAGTGGAGACATAATGAGAAAGGAGTCACTACGGCATTCTTCTTCTCCCTGTAGTTCGCTGGAAATTGATTTAGAGGATGATGGTTTCTACATGGTCGAAAGCACTGGAGCTAGCTTAACCGTAGAGTCTTCTATTGGTTTGATGTACTTCTATTGCTCCAGGCTCCCTTCTGATGGGTTAGTCCTATGCAACACtattcttctcttctctgtAGTTTGTTAGTCTTGAATAATTGTTATATTCATTAACTTTAATCTATCTTTACATTCTTCTTCTAGTTATTTTAAACCTGCTCCAAGGTGGGATGTGGAGACCTGCACTCTATATCTTCCCAAGAGCTGTCCAATACTTCATGTTCGTGTGGAAGGAAGTGGTAAATTTCTGAAGAAGATAACATGCTTTGAAGCTTGCAAGCAACTTCACAAGATTGGGGCTTTAACTGATAATCTTGTTCCAGATGTTGTTATGGAAGAAGCCCCACAAGAGTTTGGTAACTTTTGAAACACTTCGTTTCTCCATGCTTTTGACCATCTTTTATGTTTGAGACAGTAACTAAATTTTCTCCACAGTGATTTGTTAAAGTTAAGAATATTTTTTTCCGTTTTAATTTGTTCTGAAAAAATGACTCCTAGTTTATTTCTACATGTTCTATGTGCAGAGCATGAGCCTTATGCTGATGAGCAATCCAGTTATGTGCCAAGTGAATTGGTCAAACCTTGTTCAACTGATACTAGCATTTCGTATCACTGCTACTTGATAGAGCTGGATCAAAAATTCGGATGTGATATTCCGATTAATGATTTTGTGCTTGGCATGAGGAGTAAACTTGATAGAGATATTTCAGATTTGCAGTTTGATTTAGAATTTGGGAGGGGTTTTTTATCAGTGAAAGTTAAATATGGTGGAGAGATGGCTCTTAATCCAAAGCAGGTAATGCTTTTTTTTCCTcacaatttattaattttgtgGTACTATATGAGGCATCAATGTGTTAGTGCATCTGATTATTTAGGTACTCCACTGTAGAAAATTCCAGATCACGATTTTCCGAATTATAATGGATCATAACTTGGATAAGTTGAAAGAAGCTTTAGGTGGCCTTTGTTCGGGAGGAAATCTAGGGTTTGATTATTTGTTGCTCCCAGGGATCAGAGTACATCAGAGACCTTCGATAATTGATTGGCAATGCGTCATATCTGTGTTATTTCCAGATGAAGAGTACAGAAAGGAACACATAGATTGTTCTTTACCCCGTGTTCTTCGTACCAAAAATGGTGTTCTTTGTACCTGCATGATCCGGAATTCCTTGGTGTGGACCCCTCATAATGGTAGCTTGTATTGCATCACTGGTTTGTTGGATGAGATGAATGGAAACTCACTTCTTCGCCTCAGTGATGGCACAGTTCTTACTTACAAGCAGTACTATGAAACAAAGTATGTGTACTTTACTGTATACATATCTCATTATTTTCATGTGATTTATGAACTTTTGTCCAAAAATAAAAGGATATCACGGATAATTGAGcatatatttttttgcatctgaTACTATATCATCAGTAACTCAGTATTCTCTTATTGCAGGCATGGGATCAACTTGTGCTCTGACAAACAGTTGTTGCTGAAAGGAAGACGCATTTTTCACGCGAAAAAACATGTTCTAAGGGGTGGAAAACAAGCAGAAAAAGGTGCAATTTTCTTACATACATGAGAACGTCAAGTTTCATTAAATAGTCTACCTGCTTCTGAACTACTCTGTATTCTTGCCTCTTTGGATGAAGTATACTTTTTCATAATCTCAATGTGGGTCCAAATATTCTTTATACATTTTGCTTTTATGTATCTATCATAATGTGGTTTGAGGAGGCAAAATTTAGTCTGCAGACTTTGTTGGTATTCCCCTTTGTGGTTTTATGAATATAGGAAAGAAGAGACTGCATTTGCTTGTTATTGTATGACGgcatttttttcattcattactGAGCTATAAAAATTTAGTCGTTATCTTTTTTATACATATTTAATTGCGAATTTGAAATAGGATAAGCTGATTGTGACTAAAGTGCATAATAAACTATAAATTATTCAGCAATTGAAGTTTCTTGGATGTAACAACTgttcttgcaaaaatgtttttGAGATCGCCAATGATCTTACCTTGTTAATTTGAGCGAGTCCAATGTGTATCTTCCCTTCTTATGCTTAATTGTTGAGTAATGAATGCATCATGAGGTGTACCCTgttattctttttttctttgcagAATCAAGCAATATATCTGTGGAGTTGCCTCCTGAGCTGTGTTCTATAATCATGTCGCCCATATCAATTAGCTGTCTACacacattttcatttgttcCATCTATCATGTATCACATTGAGGCTTTACTTACTGCTGTCAATTTGAAAAATATGCTTTTGGATCAGTGCACGCAAAAGGTCATTATTCCAACCAGCAAGGTACTTATACTACATTTGTCAATAAGAAACATTCTTAGTTTCAGCGAATCTTCCTAAGCTGAAAAAATATGCATGATTGATCCCATGGACTTTTCTTTAAGTTGATGAAATTGAGTGGCTAGTAAGGTTGTATGTATATCTTACTGGATTATATATTTGTCCAAGTTCGGGGCACATCTTCTTATAGTTGATAATGCATTGAGAAGCTTATCTAATCTGTACTAAAATTTATGTAGTCTTGGTGTTCTACCGGATTCTAGGGTTAAAGTCTAATTTGTAGCCTGAAatcaagtatcattttctccttttttggTTTCTTAATGAAGTTTCTGCAGTAGCCTGAAATCTACTTCATTTGTGCCATCTGATTTCTCTTTGTAGGTCTTGGAAGCTATTACAACAAAAAAATGCCAAGACAAATTTCATTTGGAATCCCTAGAGGCTCTTGGAGATTCATTTCTTAAATACGCTGCTAGCCAGCAGCTTTTTAGAACCTATCAAAATAATCATGAAGGCCTTCTAAGTGTAAAGAAAGACAGAATAGTTTCTAATGCTGCCCTTTGCCGAGTTGGATGTGACCGCAAACTTCCGGTAACAATTCTTTATCAAGTTTTTTAATGATATGAATTCAGGAAATGAGTCATCTTCTGTATTGTGACGAACTATCCATTGTTTCATATTGTGTAGGGCTTTATTCGGAACGAGCCTTTTGATCCAAAAAAATGGATCATACCTGGAGACTTTTCTGAACCTTGTCTATTGAAAGAGGAGGTCCTCTCCAGTGAAAGAAGTATGTACATTAGGGGGAAAAGGAAGATTAAAAGCAAGTGTATTGCTGATGTGGTTGAGGCGCTAATAGGTGCATTTCTTAGTACTGGTGGTGAAATGGCTGCTATGTACTTTATGAACTGGGTAGGTATAAAGGTAGATTTTACATATATACCATACACGAGGAACTTTTCAGTGCAGCCAGAAAAGCTTGTCAATGTGAAGCATCTAGAATCCCTACTGAACTACTCATTTCGTGATCCTTCACTTCTAGTGGAAGCACTAACTCATGGTTCTTACATGCTCCCTGAGATTCCAGGATGTTATCAGGTACATACACTGATTTAGACTTATTTCATGCGCATCATGTGTAATTTACTTGTCAATTTCATCAATCGTATAATAAGAGTAAATGgggtttttaaatttcatttcaagTTAATTTCACTCCCTCTTACGGTCTTATCTTTACATCACTCGTTTCATTTTCACTTGCATGGAGATACAAAACCACTCTATTTAATTATAGTTTAAACATTCCCTTCGGTCTGTTCATCTCTATGTCATTCGTTGTGCAGAGGTTAGAGTTTCTTGGGGATGCAGTGTTAGATTACCTGATAACTGTCTATTTGTACAACAAATATCCGGGGATGTCACCAGGAGTTTTAACTGACATGAGGTCTGCTTCAGTGAACAATGATTGCTATGCCCGATCTGCTGTGAAGGCTGAATTGCACAAGCACATTCTCCATACTTCACACAAGCTCCACAAGGATATAGTTTACACAATTGCTAATTTTCGGCGATTATCTACAGAATCTACCTTTGGATGGGAATCTGAGACATCATTCCCCAAGGTTAGTCATTTCTGCTTGtcatttttgttatgtttctcACAGCACAGGAAGAAACTTCTACCATAACCCTTACCCTAATGGTCATATAACGGTCATCACATAGATTTAAAATTAAAGATTGTCGAAACAAGTAATCACCCTGGTGTAGGGGTTCTCAGAATAACTATctttatttgtaataggtaCTGGGAGATATTATCGAGTCTCTAGGAGGGGCAATATATGTTGATTCAGGATACAACAAGGATATTGTCTTTCGGAGCATACGTCCTCTCTTAGAGCCCTTGATTACTCCAGAAACTGTGACACTCCATCCTGCCAGAGAGCTGAATGAATTTTGTTCGAAAATGCATTATGATATGAAGAAACCATTGAAATCCTTCCAAAATGATGCAGCTACCATTACAATAGAGGTTGAAGCTAATGGGGTCACATACAAGCATTCATCAACAGCTTCTGATAGGAAGACAGCTAAAAAGTTAGCGTGCAAAGAAGTCTTGAGGTCCTTGAAAGAGAGTACATTAACTATTTAAGTGCGAACGGATGTAAGATATGGTTGTGTACAATTGTACACAGTGATGTATAGCAATGTGCACCTTATTTGTCGGCTGTGGTGAATTGTAAATTGCCTTTTTGCAATTACAGATGATCTGCTATCAGTTAATGGGATTATTACAAATGTAGTACTGTCCTAATTAATCAATTGTTTCACAGATTGGCCTCAATTATGCATTTTGTCAACACAGATTATGCAGTAGCTATAGAATACAGACCACAACCTTATCATATACTTACCAGTATCAGTTACCTTTTGTTTTCATGGGACGGAAAAACATATTCCTGTTGCCAACAAACTGTTCACGGAACGAACAAAGATGCAAATGTCGTGCaaccattttctttaaattctgGGGCTTTATTCCTCGACAAATGGGCGTCAAAACCTCTTGCTTAACCAATCTTTTTGGGATCCCATCAGTAGTTTCTCAGTGAAATTTTAAGAAGTGTACacaatttttgttgttgttgaagaaCTGCGAGGAAAAAGTACACAAAACTTTGCTTCACTGAGAATTAAGGTTACTCTACTTACAAAACTATCACAAGCATATACTGCGAAGTACGTCTCTTTCTCATATGAATGATATGATCATTTCACTCATCATATCTTGCACTAGACATACTTCATTCAATCAAGTTCACTGATGAATGCCATAATACATCAAAAGACTAcattttatattatatataagtcGGTATGCCATTGAGGGTCATTTGTGGATTCCTAGTGTTGAGTATCTAAACATAGGCAGCATACAACCACCGATGTTGGCAGTCCCATAAAGCTGCATTTCAGATATTCATGATGCCTTCTTTTCCCCAAAGAGTAAGCTTAATGAGTAAGTGTTGCCCTTCCTCGCAGCAGCTTCAACTCGATTTCCACCAATCTGGGGGGTCATTTTAACCAACAACTCAAAATCAGTTTGGCAGCTTGGGAAGTAAATGAGAGAAGCATTTTAACCAAAGAAAGAAGCTATCGTGCTTTTAAATTCTTTAGAATATTCAAAACATTTGAAAACCGACTACAGCATGTAGGGTACGGATTACCTTGTCCATAAGCCAATAACCAACGGTTGGCATGTACTGCACCAAGTACATCACAGCCAGCACAGGCTACAGCGGAAAACAGAAGATATAAGCATGATTAGAAGGACTGACAGCAAAAAGTACAAAATCCTAGGATGAAAATACTTTCCATCAACATCTAGCTTACTAACTATTTTTTCATAGCTGCCAATAATAATACCTGGTATGATATCCAAACTTCCTTTAGACCATGGGTAGCAGCAATTATTGTCAACTCTGCACACCTTTCTGATGATACGCGCTTCTGTCAAAACAAACATGATAATAACAAATGAACAAAACGAAAACAAAAACTGTTTCAGATAGATTGTTAAAGCTCTTTTGACCGCTTAACTACCCGGGACTAATACAATAAAGCAATAAGaaataagaaagaagagaTAACATGCACAGCCAGCCTAGACTACCGACACCAGCCCAAttttcaaaaaagaagaatttatGTGCAAATTGTAAGGAGCGGGTTTTAAAGATATACACACAACATTAGTGTAAAGACGAACCTCAGAAgaagctttattttctgagCTTGCCGATCCTGTACCATTTGATGTTTCTGTTGGACCAGGACAAACAACAGTCACCCCAATTCCTTTCTGATTGAGCTGCATTGAAAAAGATTAACTAACACCATTTTCTAATAACAATTAATCTCATCTTGATATATAACTGTAGTATCTTGAATTTTACTATTAAGTCTTCAATTAATCTCATCTTGGTATACAACCGTAGT contains:
- the LOC126800877 gene encoding endoribonuclease Dicer homolog 2; this translates as MDQAPVEVDDPTQQSADPLPFARSYQLEALDAAIKKNTIVFLETGSGKTLIAIMLLRSYAYLLRKPSPFIAVFLVPPVVLVKQQADAIKMHTDLKVGMYWGDMGVDFWDIKMWKEQIEKYEVLVMTPQILLNNLRHSFFKLSMIKVLIFDECHHARGNHAYACIMRDFFHRQLHSELPRIFGMTASPIKSKGGNPELSYWKTIDELETVMNSKVYTCVDESVLAEFIPTSTPKFRTYRHREIPSALYTHLTNQLKDLKEKHELSAKGLDLVESSQSISKKLMKYFSALTFCLEELGVWLASKAALSFSNNDTDFFAWDKLDVMGERIVKSFSLEAYKSFARLLPSDPNWMIADDFICNMNKGFLTSKVVCLIQLLLEYSAVTNLRCIVFVERVITAVVLESLLNEFLPKHNDWKSKYIAGNNSGMQSQTRKKHNEIVEEFRNGVVNIIVATSILEEGLDVQSCNLVVRFDPSSTVCSFIQSRGRARMQNSDYVLMVKRGDSNTYSRLQNYLASGDIMRKESLRHSSSPCSSLEIDLEDDGFYMVESTGASLTVESSIGLMYFYCSRLPSDGYFKPAPRWDVETCTLYLPKSCPILHVRVEGSGKFLKKITCFEACKQLHKIGALTDNLVPDVVMEEAPQEFEHEPYADEQSSYVPSELVKPCSTDTSISYHCYLIELDQKFGCDIPINDFVLGMRSKLDRDISDLQFDLEFGRGFLSVKVKYGGEMALNPKQVLHCRKFQITIFRIIMDHNLDKLKEALGGLCSGGNLGFDYLLLPGIRVHQRPSIIDWQCVISVLFPDEEYRKEHIDCSLPRVLRTKNGVLCTCMIRNSLVWTPHNGSLYCITGLLDEMNGNSLLRLSDGTVLTYKQYYETKHGINLCSDKQLLLKGRRIFHAKKHVLRGGKQAEKESSNISVELPPELCSIIMSPISISCLHTFSFVPSIMYHIEALLTAVNLKNMLLDQCTQKVIIPTSKVLEAITTKKCQDKFHLESLEALGDSFLKYAASQQLFRTYQNNHEGLLSVKKDRIVSNAALCRVGCDRKLPGFIRNEPFDPKKWIIPGDFSEPCLLKEEVLSSERSMYIRGKRKIKSKCIADVVEALIGAFLSTGGEMAAMYFMNWVGIKVDFTYIPYTRNFSVQPEKLVNVKHLESLLNYSFRDPSLLVEALTHGSYMLPEIPGCYQRLEFLGDAVLDYLITVYLYNKYPGMSPGVLTDMRSASVNNDCYARSAVKAELHKHILHTSHKLHKDIVYTIANFRRLSTESTFGWESETSFPKVLGDIIESLGGAIYVDSGYNKDIVFRSIRPLLEPLITPETVTLHPARELNEFCSKMHYDMKKPLKSFQNDAATITIEVEANGVTYKHSSTASDRKTAKKLACKEVLRSLKESTLTI